The Plasmodium coatneyi strain Hackeri chromosome 2, complete sequence genomic interval gtcaaaatggaagggcctttttcttttacgaGGAAAATTTCACCAGCGCAACGTGCGCACATAGGGTTTTCTATTTTACACCTTACGTGAAATGATATTTTTCTAAGCGCGaatgaaaaacaaactgTGCATAATGCGTTATTAGCCAACTgtcataaataaaaatgtgtacttgtatgtacatacacgtATATAACCAATCAATACGAAATCGTATTGAGAAAAGCGCGCACCACACTCTTTcctatatgcacatatgccaATTTTCCAATGAACAACACACATATGAGGATATGAAGTAATAGCTACGAACGTAAAAAAACATGCTTCCCAACACACCTTTTCTTGTCCTTTATGGCTTCTCCAAATTGAAGCTTCACATTAGCTGCGTTGATGGAACCGCAATACAATCCGCATTTACCGCGTTAACTatgtttcaaaaaaaaaggcacaattATGcctgtatatgtatactaCAAAAAGTACCactcgtcattttttttcattttttaaatttcatttttttctattttcttccttttctgttttttcccttttattcaTGGTTCGCCCTTTCCGCGCATTCCCCATAGAATTGCTCACCCCCGTACACAACACAAAAACGGCagttttatttataaaattaaagacCATAACTTTGCCCTAACAATGTTGAAGTATGCTTCGTGCAAAAACAAGGGCGTCCAATTAACAACCCCCCACACAGGCCCATTTACCCCAGCGAATATGTCACatactttccttcttcgcgtaagcaaaaggaatttaaaaaggaaaagtgcgCGCTTTCTTAAATCGTACGACGTTGTTAAAAAACGTTTCCACATTTTCAATGTACACAATTGCTACTTACCTAACTGTTACGTAAAAGAGGTATTAGCAGagaacatttattttttttttctttcccctttttcaatATTCCAAAGTGTTGCAGTTATGCggatttttcccctccgTGGTGAATACGTATATTTTCAAACATCCCTGGTTTTccaaaattaaaataattcttCAACGAATTAACTCCTTTTAAATGATAAATttataagtaaaaataaaattacacCACTTGGCCTCACTTTTCAGTTGTTAGCAAGCaacttctcttctttccattGTTGCCCTTTTACGcggtgtgtattttttttttcttttactcaGCCAACATTTTGGAACCTTCAAAAGGAGTTAAGTTGGTTTGCTCCTCATTTGTTTTCCGCTCTActttgttccttcattttatctCAATTTCGAAATCGAGAATGTAAGAATTTCTCGAAAGAATAGAAGCATTtccctccatttttacattacagaaaaaaaaatgcattttgTACTATGCCACACCCATTCACCGTAACGTgaacaaatataaattattccGCATTTGGTATCATATATGGATGTTTCAAACATTTTAAACGAAGAAAATTAAGTCAAAGGAATCGTAAAAACTGTGACACAAATGTTCACCGTTatgcttatttttcttttccactcTTTTTATATCTATCCCGATTACTGTTACTAAGCTTTGCTGCCCAATTGTATATCAAAGGTGATCacatcggaaaaaaaaaaaagaaaaatttttttttttttttttttgaatgtaTACGTTAAAACACGCTTTTATggccaaatggggggaaaatacTCTTCAGTGATCATCTTAGAAGGATTGGTGAGCAATTCCTTTTTGCCAGTCGAAGAAATCGTTAACTATGTTTGTTGATGTTTGGTGCTTAAAGaattgcccccttttttttttttttttttttattttcataccAAGGATATACCAACTGGTATCGTGTTACATTCTGAACGGAAAGTttggcttcttctttttttcgtttccttttcttctgatTTGATTTAAAGTAGTTCTGCGGATATTAATAATTGACCAGCTggccttccttttttctgtcaCTATGTCTCCATGAAGCCCTGCTACTATGTGACCGCACGACTGCGATAAGGATCGCCGTACCCCCTAGGAGCTAACTCCTTTTGAAGCACACATACACGTGAACATATCTACCCActtatgtgtgtacaaagTAAATTTCGCAGCAACGCCTATTTGTTGTTATAAGTATACTCAAGGAGCACTTCTCGTCTTTTCGCTTGCAACGTTCGTTGACATGTCTCCTGGCCAagtaaataagaaaaatacgCCCATTCCACAATGTTTTGTAGAATGCAAAAGAGTAAAAATGACATGTCCAccgtatttttcttttttctttcaagcCATGTACCCCACGCAGCAGTAGCTGCGAGTATATGCGCCTGTCCACATGCACACACGGATGACATTTGCACCCCCCCACCCTCACTGCAGAGCGAGATAAACAAGCTAAAagaagttttaaaaaaactcccacaagaaaaaaatgaagaaaagaaaagagaggTGCTAAAGAAGGTAATAGCGTACATGACCCTCGGGGTCGATGTATCAAAGCTATTTCCGGACATTATAATGATATCAAACACTAATGAtataatacagaaaaaaatgatatacCTCTACCTGAATAACTACGCAGGTGAGTTGTTTTGTTACGTCTCGCCAGGAGATGTTTATAACGCATAGTTGTTAGTTGCATCCAATTTGTTGCATTTTTAGAGTCACCCCTTTTATTACACATTTGTACGTCACACACACCACTGTGACCACCGCAGAGACCAACTCGGAACTTTCCCTGCTCACCATAAACACCCTGCAAAAGGACAGCAAAGATGACGACCCAATTATAAGGGGACTAGCCTTACGGAGTTTCTGCAATTTGCGaattaataatttgtttgAGTATATAGAAGGGCCTTTATTTAACGGACTGAACGATAAAAATTCCTACGTCCGAAGAATCGCCATAATCAGTTGTGTCAAGCTGATTAAAATGAACCCACAAATAGCTATAAAAAACGAtgtcataaaaattttgaaaaataaacttCTAGACAAAGACTCACAGTGTATAATAAACGCAGTGCATGCATTGAACGAAATATTGGTAGATGAAGGAGGACTAAAAgtaaataaagaaattatttttaacatgCTAAATAAAATATCCACCTTCAACGAATGGGGAAAATGCGTTGTTCTAAATATCGTAAGTACCTACATTCCAGAAAATGAAGACGAAATGTATGACATTATGAATATACTAGAAAATCACATAAGAGATTTTTCCTCCGCTGTATTTCTCTCctgtttaaaatgttttttaaatttctctGCCAATGATACAAATTTACaaattcaaatttttcaaagAATGAAGGATCCTTTGCTTACGTTAATTTCCACCTCTTCTTACGAAATTTCTTACATCGTTCTGTTGCACACGAACTTGTTGCTACACGAGGCTAATAAGCTGAACTACAACATATTCGACTATGACTACAAGCACTTCTTCTTTCGATATAATGATCTTACCTACATAAAGGACATTAAGTTGGACATCCTCGTGTCGGTGGCCACGAAGGTGAGAAACTCCTATAGTGGAGTTTATACTCTCCCTTGCTCCTCATAACACCATTGGGAAGTTTCTCCCCTCGCattgtacattttgtgcACCTATCCGGTTGTGACGCGAAAGGGTTCCCACATGATGAGAATCCCCCCCCTCAAACGTGCACTCAatttgcgcatttttttaccCACACTCCGCAGAACAACTTGGTCATGATAACGAACGAACTGAGCGAATACATCTATGACCAGAACGTGGACATCGCACGGAAGGCCATTTACTCCATCGGGTGCATAGCTCTGAAAATACCCAAAGCAATTTCGAAAATAGTGGAGTTAGCCCTGTCTTCCTTTCTCCCCATGAACCATTCCTACATTTGCAGCGCCACGATAGAAATGCTAGCCAATATACTGAGAAAGTACGAAGAATACACCAAAGTAATTATCgaagaaattataaaacaTGATAACAAACTGATAGACAATGATGGAATCAGGTCCTACATTTGGATTGTCGGGGAATATTCAGAATACATAGAAAATGCACCCTACATTTTAGAAGAATATGTTACTCTAACCGACTGCTCCTATTTATTCATGCTGGAATTGTTGACGGCATGTGTGAAGGTCCTATATAGGAGACCTTCCGAAATGGTAGTCATTATTGCCTCCCTTTTTgacaacattttaaaaaattataaataccCAGAACTTACGGACAAAGTGCACTTTTATTACAAACTGCTAAGTTATAATTATGAAGAAGCCTTCAAAATTAtcgtttgtaaaaaaaaacttgtaaaaaatttctgCGAATcgaatgaaaatattttattggATAAATTGTTCAATGAATTTAACACCCTCTCTGTATTGTATAAGCAGCCTATATACAAATTTGTGGAGTATTCTAAAATACGTTTCGGCGGAACGTACGACCCGGAGGAAAATGAACATGACCCGACCCGTGACCATCGTATTCATATGGACGACGCTGGTGTAGAAAATGGTGCAGGTAACATTCCACATGTTAGCGACACGGACAGGGAAAGCTTTGTGAACTCCCCAGAGGAGGATGCCCGAATGGGTGGTAAGTACCCTTTGTCTAGCAGTGACACCCACACAAATCACTATAACAACAGAACCAGTGGAAACCTTCCCAACATGAACGAGGATATGCTCCTAATGGGAGATGATGACACAGATCCTTATCACCACAGCGGGGACAAGCATAACGCGAACGGTCACACGCACGATCATCGAGAAGGCGACGACCTGGGGAACGACCACCTCTCTGCAGAAGCGCCAAAACACCTCAACAAGATGAACACCCCCTTTAgtggaaatgtaaaaaaatcaCTCGTCAGAGGTTCTGCGAACAACGCAACCACAACCACCGCTGGTAGTAACCCCCCCAATAGTAAAAAgttggagaagaaaaagtcgCATGAATCGATCAACGCCACGAATTCAGACCACTTGAACAAACTGTCTGACATTTTAATCGATGCAGAAAGTATAAACCCAGAACACTACCAAGAGCAGTGGAGtattttacctgaacagaataacgaaaaattatttttaagaaaaaattactacaACTTACAGTTAGAAACCATTGACGAATTTATATCCAAATACAACATTGTAACACTTGCATCTGGGGAAATCGATCAGTGCCTAAAGTTCTACATGTACGCGCAATTCTACACGAAGCAGTACATTTTTATTGAGATAATTTTCAACAAGGCCGAAAATTCGATCAACTGGATACTGAAGTCCCAGTGTGAAGACTCCAACATGCTCGATCGCTTCACCGATTATTTCAGGGACATATTCATGGATTTCATGTGACGTCCTTCCATTTCGTGCGAACCATTCTTGCGCCACGATATTCCCCTTCAGTACCCTCCAATCAAGCGTTGCTATCCCCTGTTTGATGTaattttgccttttcccGAATACTCCCCCACGTGACTGGCAAAATTGCACGCACAATGAATTGTAACCGTCCCCGATGTGTGCTCCCCGTACACACCTCCCCATCTGCCCAACTGCAGCAGTGCAGGGGAGTCATGTCTATATGTACCTCATGTGTATGAAAGCATGCATATGTTGctgtgcataattttttttatttgtctgACCACTTTAATTAATATCATCATCGTTTATATATCTTCTTACATGGGAACAGTTTCATAACTCCCCCCCATGTATACGAActgtctttttttaaaaccacTTCCCCAAATGATGtgttttaaaatgtgttccCATGCCGTTCCAAATGGAATGACAAAACAGATTGACGCGCTGTGCACTTTTCTTAAAAGGAAatgctcttttatttttttttttttttttgttccacgTAATGCAGcggaaaatgtgaagcaaTATAAAAAACAGATTTGACATGTTTACAAGTCTGCCCTGTGTGGGCGAGGATTCCCttacattttccccctcattaGTAATATCAAATTATCTAGCACACGAATACCCTATGGAACGCTTTATTATAACCTGCGCAACGAATATAtgacgggggggaaaaaaaacgctaCCATATTTTCGTCTTCCCTAGTTGATTTTCCATTCCGTTGTCTTTTCCCATCTCACCCAACATTCCAACTTCTTCATCATACTTCTCACAATTTTTAATCAAATTGTAAACCAACAGCTCATTGTGTTTTCCGTACAACTCCCGCACCAACATGGTGGCATAGGAGGAGGAGTTCAAGCTAAAGCTTAATATCAGGGCACTCAAATTTCCCTCgcattttgtcattttctcTTTACTGTTTCTATGACTGCTTGTATCACTTTGAAATTGTTCACTGCtcctattttcctttttctcttctggGGAAGTATTGTTATGCCCACTTGCAGCCACATTATGTGAATACCTCCCTTCCTTATCCCTGTTTGTCTGTTCAGCTTGATCACCACGTGCAGATATTTCGTTACACAGATGGGCATgtactttcccttttgaattttcatttttcccaaaaTTAGACGCGGCATACAAATCGGAGAGGAATTTCCTCTTCGGCTCCTTATACTGACAAAAGCAGAAATACATATTTGCTGGCCGCGTGACTATGTTTCTAAAAACGCAAGTCATTCCATACTCGTATTCAAACGAATTGACGTAAGTGTcaaacttttttattgtatgtAAGACTTGTTTAATCGGAATGGAATTACTTAATATATTATCGCTAGCTATCCGAATGGACTggttaacatttttcttttcatctttttttatcaaatgCTGTAGGAACGCTGTTACTACCTTATCGTCATGCACCCTGAACAGCTTATCTTCGTGAAGGGTATACATCAGGTAGAGTAATATTTCTAAGAAAACGAGTCTTACTTGGCTTCCCCTATACTTTCTGTATAACCTTTTGAAGACGTTTAGGTAGGATAGCCTGGGGGGCATGCTCCCCAGGACGGGCAAGACGACATTATAGATGCTTGCACCGTCCAATTGGGTATCCCTGCTATCCATTTCGCCGCTTTCCTCCTTACCATACAACACAGTTATGTAATTATGCTGCgcttttgcttcccccccttccgaCTGCATCTCCTTCACAAAAACATAGTCCCCCTTTCCAGGTGCAGCACCGAAATTTTCCAACCGGTACGAGGTTAACATGTTGAAAATCTTCGCGCTGTAAGAGTGCATGTGAAATCTTCTTGTCTCCATGCTTACCCCCTTAACGCATGTCTTCTCGTTCTTGTAAAAATGGGTTTCTCCCTCGGGCAAGTTAGTGTGCTTTCTGTCGCGTTCATTCTGTGCATTGTCGACCAAACGTTTCTGATTCTCCGTTTCAGCGGGTTCATCCGCCTTGCTTCGTCCATCAATCCGGTAGGTGAGATTGCCATCGCCGCTATCACCGCGGCTGTTCCTCTCGCACATGTACAAATTCCGAAGGAGGATGTACGCCTCGTACTCCGAATTGGTCAGATACGAAAAGAGGTGCTTGTTCACGTTAGTTGGGTTGCCCAATTCATCACGTGGAATTGCGTCCCCCCTTCGGAGCAACTTATTCGTTTTGTGAGACAAATAACGAAAAGCAAAGGTGGCGTTTTTCTTATGATATATATCGCatgcatttttcaaaaaaatagtcAGATTATCTTTTGTAACATTTCCATAaaatcttttattttcaaaaatgagaGGATCTAAGACATGCCCTATGTATTCCTTATAATCCCTGCGTATTAACGCCTTCCCTTTATTGAAGGTATTTTTATACACTCCAAATCTTTGCATTCCAAAATAATTTATAAACCCATGTTTTTTAATCTGCTCCAATTTATGCCTTAAATAATCCTCATGTCTTTGTACATTTCTCAAAACTACCACAAATCTATTCCCACTATGTGCGCCTAATTCCACTCTTTTGTGTACTTTTTCGAGGCTACAAATTTGtatcttcttcatttttccattatttgTGTGCCCATTCCTCATCAGGTTCCTTATTTTATGAATGTGCATCATGCTAGTGGAAATGATTTGCGTGGACACACTTCTCTTATCCTTAAAACCTGCGTAGTAAAAATCTTTTATCGGGATGTTGGTACTTTTGCTAATTTCTCTGATGGCTTCCTGTGTGTCCTTGTTCACCTTATACAGAATAAAACTTATCCATTCGTTTTTCTCCTCTGGGgtgttcacaaaaaaatcCCCATCTGGTTGTGGCGAACTGTAGCACCCATCGTGGTCTCTCCGCTCTTGCACCCAGGCAGGTTTTTTGACAGTTATTTTCTGCTTCCGTTTAGTCTGATCACCGCCATCGACCTTTTCGAGGCTGTCTCTCGCTTCGCCATTGGGGTGGTCAATCCCACGCTCACATTTTACCCTCTCCCTAACATAGCTCAAATTTAGAacatttttatctttcccAATTTCATACACGTGAAAATCttcacatttatatttaaagaTACACACcaggtcctttttttcttcttccccatcgAATCCATTTTCACCTAAAAAGTCGCTCATAAAATGGTTGATCCCGACGTCCTCTTCTAGCAAATAGCTAGCTGCAAAATGACGCACCTCCTTTGTGAagttccattttcttcctaaaggtaaagttacattttttctgctcctcGACAGCAACTTGGTTGTGTGCCACCCCAGAGACATCATCTACTTCGCCTTCGCACCTGTGTGTCAttacttcattttaaaaggggtacattttttttttacaccgcTTGGCGAAT includes:
- a CDS encoding Adapter-related protein complex 4 beta 1 subunit; translation: MQKSKNDMSTSEINKLKEVLKKLPQEKNEEKKREVLKKVIAYMTLGVDVSKLFPDIIMISNTNDIIQKKMIYLYLNNYAETNSELSLLTINTLQKDSKDDDPIIRGLALRSFCNLRINNLFEYIEGPLFNGLNDKNSYVRRIAIISCVKLIKMNPQIAIKNDVIKILKNKLLDKDSQCIINAVHALNEILVDEGGLKVNKEIIFNMLNKISTFNEWGKCVVLNIVSTYIPENEDEMYDIMNILENHIRDFSSAVFLSCLKCFLNFSANDTNLQIQIFQRMKDPLLTLISTSSYEISYIVLLHTNLLLHEANKLNYNIFDYDYKHFFFRYNDLTYIKDIKLDILVSVATKNNLVMITNELSEYIYDQNVDIARKAIYSIGCIALKIPKAISKIVELALSSFLPMNHSYICSATIEMLANILRKYEEYTKVIIEEIIKHDNKLIDNDGIRSYIWIVGEYSEYIENAPYILEEYVTLTDCSYLFMLELLTACVKVLYRRPSEMVVIIASLFDNILKNYKYPELTDKVHFYYKLLSYNYEEAFKIIVCKKKLVKNFCESNENILLDKLFNEFNTLSVLYKQPIYKFVEYSKIRFGGTYDPEENEHDPTRDHRIHMDDAGVENGAGNIPHVSDTDRESFVNSPEEDARMGGKYPLSSSDTHTNHYNNRTSGNLPNMNEDMLLMGDDDTDPYHHSGDKHNANGHTHDHREGDDLGNDHLSAEAPKHLNKMNTPFSGNVKKSLVRGSANNATTTTAGSNPPNSKKLEKKKSHESINATNSDHLNKLSDILIDAESINPEHYQEQWSILPEQNNEKLFLRKNYYNLQLETIDEFISKYNIVTLASGEIDQCLKFYMYAQFYTKQYIFIEIIFNKAENSINWILKSQCEDSNMLDRFTDYFRDIFMDFM